One Aegilops tauschii subsp. strangulata cultivar AL8/78 chromosome 7, Aet v6.0, whole genome shotgun sequence genomic window carries:
- the LOC109746095 gene encoding chaperone protein dnaJ 11, chloroplastic, with protein sequence MAAAFASTPAVMWSARPERVAVARRCVVARASATMAAPAALAAGKTHYDVLGLGAGASRGEIKAAYRRLAREVHPDAVGGGGDDGFIRLHTAYATLTDPDERARYDRDVTSRAAGMTMRRASATTRPAFRRRTWETDQCW encoded by the coding sequence ATGGCTGCTGCGTTTGCGTCCACGCCGGCGGTGATGTGGTCGGCTCGCCCGGAACGGGTGGCCGTCGCTCGGCGGTGCGTGGTGGCGCGGGCGTCCGCGACGATGGCGGCAccggcggcgctggcggcgggaAAGACGCACTACGATGTGCTCGGCCTGGGCGCAGGGGCGAGCAGGGGTGAGATCAAGGCGGCTTACCGGCGCCTCGCGAGGGAGGTGCACCCGGAcgccgtcggcggcggcggagacgaCGGGTTCATCCGGCTGCACACAGCCTACGCCACGCTCACCGACCCCGATGAGCGCGCGCGGTACGACCGGGACGTGACCAGCCGCGCCGCGGGGATGACGATGcggcgggcgtcggcgacgaccCGACCAGCCTTCCGGCGGCGGACGTGGGAGACGGACCAGTGCTGGTAG